A single Streptomyces sp. 2114.4 DNA region contains:
- the thyX gene encoding FAD-dependent thymidylate synthase has protein sequence MSQTPAESTESPDSAAVSFRSEVTVELVKHSAADSDVLWAARVSTAGEQSLEELQKDPERSKGLINYLMRDRHGSPFEHNSMTFFISAPIFVFREFMRHRVGWSYNEESGRYRQLEPVFYVPGESRKLVQQGRPGKYEFVEGTQAQHELTGRVMEDSYRRAYEAYQEMLAAGVAREVARAVLPVGLFSSMYATCNARSLMHFLGLRTQHEQAKVPSFPQREIEMVGELMEAHWAKLMPLTYGAFNANGRIAP, from the coding sequence GTGTCCCAGACCCCCGCCGAGAGCACTGAGAGCCCCGACAGTGCAGCCGTCAGCTTCCGGAGCGAGGTGACGGTCGAGCTGGTCAAGCACAGCGCCGCGGACAGCGACGTGCTGTGGGCGGCCCGGGTCTCCACGGCCGGTGAGCAGTCCCTGGAGGAGCTGCAGAAGGACCCGGAGCGCTCCAAGGGCCTGATCAACTACCTCATGCGGGACCGGCACGGCAGCCCCTTCGAGCACAACTCCATGACGTTCTTCATCAGCGCGCCGATCTTCGTCTTCCGCGAGTTCATGCGGCACCGCGTCGGCTGGTCGTACAACGAGGAGTCCGGCCGCTACCGCCAGCTGGAGCCGGTCTTCTATGTCCCCGGTGAGTCCCGCAAGCTCGTCCAGCAGGGCCGCCCCGGGAAGTACGAATTCGTCGAGGGCACCCAGGCGCAGCACGAGCTCACCGGCCGCGTCATGGAGGACTCCTACCGCCGGGCCTACGAGGCGTACCAGGAGATGCTCGCCGCCGGCGTCGCCCGCGAGGTCGCCCGCGCGGTGCTCCCGGTCGGCCTGTTCTCCTCCATGTACGCCACCTGTAACGCCCGCTCCCTGATGCACTTCCTCGGCCTGCGCACCCAGCACGAGCAGGCGAAGGTGCCGTCCTTCCCGCAGCGCGAGATCGAAATGGTCGGCGAGCTGATGGAGGCGCACTGGGCCAAGCTCATGCCGCTCACGTACGGCGCATTCAATGCGAACGGCCGGATCGCTCCGTAA
- the dapA gene encoding 4-hydroxy-tetrahydrodipicolinate synthase: MAPTSTPQTPFGRVLTAMVTPFTPDGALDLDGAQRLAAHLVDAGNDGLVVNGTTGESPTTSDAEKAQLVRAVVDAVGDRAFVVAGAGTNDTRHSLELARAAQDAGAHGLLAVTPYYSKPPQEGLLRHFTAIADATDLPVMLYDIPGRSGVPINTETIVRLAEHPRIVANKDAKGDLGRASWAIARSSLAWYSGDDMLNLPLLSVGAVGFVSVVGHVVTPELRALLDAHLNGDVTKATEIHQKLLPVFTGMFRTQGVITTKAALGLQGLPAGPLRLPLVELSPEETEQLTRDLAAGGVQL, translated from the coding sequence ATGGCTCCGACTTCCACACCGCAGACCCCCTTCGGGCGGGTGCTGACCGCCATGGTCACGCCGTTCACGCCGGATGGCGCCCTCGATCTCGACGGCGCACAGCGGCTGGCTGCCCACCTGGTGGACGCCGGCAATGACGGCCTCGTCGTCAACGGCACCACCGGAGAGTCCCCGACCACCAGCGATGCGGAGAAAGCCCAGCTGGTGCGCGCGGTGGTCGATGCGGTCGGCGATCGCGCCTTTGTGGTGGCCGGAGCCGGTACCAACGACACCCGCCACAGCCTGGAGCTGGCCCGCGCCGCCCAGGACGCCGGCGCCCACGGCCTGCTCGCGGTGACGCCGTACTACAGCAAGCCCCCGCAGGAGGGCCTGCTCCGGCACTTCACGGCCATCGCCGACGCCACCGACCTGCCGGTCATGCTCTACGACATCCCCGGCCGCAGCGGCGTCCCGATCAACACCGAGACCATCGTCCGGCTCGCCGAGCACCCCCGGATCGTCGCCAACAAGGACGCCAAGGGAGACCTCGGCCGCGCCAGCTGGGCCATCGCCCGCTCCAGCCTCGCCTGGTACAGCGGCGACGACATGCTCAACCTCCCGCTGCTCTCGGTCGGCGCCGTCGGCTTCGTCTCCGTGGTCGGCCATGTCGTCACCCCCGAGCTGCGCGCCCTCCTGGACGCCCACCTCAACGGCGATGTCACCAAGGCCACCGAGATCCACCAGAAGCTGCTGCCCGTCTTCACCGGTATGTTCCGCACCCAGGGCGTGATCACGACCAAGGCCGCCCTCGGCCTCCAGGGGCTGCCCGCCGGTCCGCTGCGGCTGCCGCTCGTGGAGCTCTCCCCCGAGGAGACCGAACAGCTCACGCGCGATCTCGCCGCCGGCGGGGTACAGCTCTGA
- a CDS encoding ribonuclease J gives MSHPHPELGAPPKLPKGGLRVTPLGGLGEIGRNMTVFEYGGRLLIVDCGVLFPEEEQPGIDLILPDFTSIRDRLDDIDGIVLTHGHEDHIGGVPYLLREKPDIPLIGSKLTLALIEAKLQEHRIRPYTLEVQEGHTERIGSFDCEFVAVNHSIPDALAVAIRTPAGMVVHTGDFKMDQLPLDRRLTDLPAFARLGEEGIDLLLSDSTNAEVPGFVPPERDISNVLRTVFANAQKRIIVASFASHVHRIQQILDAAHEYGRRVAFVGRSMVRNMGIARELGYLKVPAGLVVDVKTLDDLPDDEVVLVCTGSQGEPMAALSRMANRDHQIRIVQGDTVILASSLIPGNENAVYRVINGLTRWGADVVHKGNAKVHVSGHASAGELLYFYNICKPKNLMPVHGEWRHLRANAELGALTGVPKERIVIAEDGVVVDLVGGVAKIVGKVQAGYVYVDGLSVGDVTETHLKDRRILGDEGIISVFVVVDSSTGKIVGGPDLHARGSGIEDSALSGVVPKIDEALAKAAQDGVADAHQLQQLIRRSVGKWVSDNYRRRPMILPVVVEV, from the coding sequence TTGAGTCATCCGCATCCTGAGCTCGGCGCCCCGCCGAAGCTTCCCAAGGGCGGCCTGCGCGTCACCCCCCTCGGCGGCCTGGGTGAAATCGGCCGCAACATGACGGTCTTCGAGTACGGCGGCCGGCTGCTGATCGTCGACTGCGGAGTGCTCTTCCCCGAGGAGGAGCAGCCCGGAATCGACCTGATCCTGCCGGACTTCACGTCCATCAGGGATCGCCTCGACGACATCGACGGCATCGTGCTGACCCACGGCCACGAAGACCACATCGGTGGTGTCCCCTACCTCCTGCGGGAGAAGCCGGACATCCCTCTCATCGGCTCGAAGCTGACCCTCGCGCTCATCGAGGCCAAGCTTCAGGAGCACCGCATCCGTCCCTACACCCTTGAGGTGCAGGAGGGGCACACGGAGCGGATCGGCTCCTTCGACTGCGAGTTCGTCGCCGTCAACCACTCCATCCCGGACGCGCTGGCCGTCGCCATCCGCACCCCCGCGGGCATGGTCGTCCACACCGGCGACTTCAAGATGGACCAGCTCCCGCTGGACCGCCGGCTCACCGACCTCCCCGCGTTCGCGCGGCTCGGCGAGGAAGGCATCGACCTTCTCCTCTCCGACTCCACGAACGCCGAGGTCCCGGGCTTCGTACCGCCCGAGCGGGACATCTCCAACGTCCTGCGCACGGTCTTCGCGAACGCCCAGAAGCGCATCATCGTCGCCAGCTTCGCCAGCCATGTGCACCGCATCCAGCAGATCCTCGACGCCGCGCACGAGTATGGCCGCCGGGTCGCCTTCGTGGGACGTTCGATGGTCCGCAACATGGGCATCGCCCGCGAGCTGGGCTACCTGAAGGTCCCCGCCGGCCTGGTCGTCGACGTCAAGACGCTCGACGATCTCCCCGACGACGAGGTCGTGCTGGTCTGCACGGGCTCCCAGGGCGAGCCGATGGCCGCTCTCTCCCGGATGGCCAACCGCGATCACCAGATCCGGATCGTCCAGGGCGACACCGTGATCCTGGCGTCCTCCCTCATCCCGGGCAACGAGAACGCGGTCTACCGCGTGATCAACGGCCTCACCCGATGGGGCGCGGACGTCGTCCACAAGGGCAACGCCAAGGTCCATGTCTCGGGCCACGCCTCGGCCGGCGAGCTGCTGTACTTCTACAACATCTGCAAGCCGAAGAACCTGATGCCGGTCCACGGCGAATGGCGCCATCTGCGCGCCAACGCCGAACTGGGGGCGCTGACCGGTGTCCCCAAGGAACGGATCGTCATCGCCGAGGACGGTGTCGTCGTCGACCTGGTCGGCGGCGTCGCCAAGATCGTCGGCAAGGTCCAGGCGGGCTACGTCTACGTCGACGGCCTCTCGGTCGGCGATGTCACCGAAACCCATCTCAAGGACCGCCGCATCCTGGGCGACGAAGGCATCATCTCGGTCTTCGTGGTCGTGGACAGCAGCACCGGCAAGATCGTCGGAGGCCCGGACCTGCATGCGCGCGGCTCCGGCATCGAGGACTCCGCCCTGTCGGGCGTGGTCCCCAAGATCGATGAGGCCCTGGCCAAGGCGGCCCAGGACGGTGTCGCGGACGCGCACCAGCTCCAGCAGCTGATCCGCCGCTCGGTCGGCAAGTGGGTGTCGGACAACTACCGCCGCCGCCCGATGATCCTCCCCGTGGTCGTCGAGGTCTGA